A window of Citrus sinensis cultivar Valencia sweet orange chromosome 7, DVS_A1.0, whole genome shotgun sequence contains these coding sequences:
- the LOC102621892 gene encoding LOW QUALITY PROTEIN: calmodulin-binding transcription activator 3 (The sequence of the model RefSeq protein was modified relative to this genomic sequence to represent the inferred CDS: substituted 1 base at 1 genomic stop codon): protein MADSRRFALGNQLDIEQILIEAQHRWLRPAEICEILRNYTKFRIAPESPHTPPSGSLFLFDRKVLRYFRKDGHNWRKKKDGKTVKEAHERLKAGSVDVLHCYYAHGEENENFQRRSYWMLEEELSHIVLVHYREVKGNRTNFNRAKVAEGATPYSQENEETIPNSEVEGSQSSGFHPNSYQMPSQTADTSLNSAQASEYEDAESVYNNQASSRFHSFRDLQQPVVEKIDAGLADPYYPSSLTNNYQGKFSVVPGADFISPAQTDKSRNSNDTGLTYEPRKNLDFPSWEDVLQNCSQGVGSQPEALGDIPNQGYDILGEPFTNSFGERKEFGSHLQTRGEWQTSRNDSSHLSNWPMDQKVYLDSAHDLTSQSCEQGAAHDGLLDSLRPPHAHPNMENDVHEQLPNAEHGHLLKSDPESSLTIDGKSFYSSAIKQHLIDGSTEGLKKLDSFNRWMSKELGDVKESNMQSSSGAYWETVESENGVDDSGVSPQARLDTYMMSPSLSQDQLYSIIDFSPNWAYVGSEVKVLITGRFLMSQQEAENCKWSCMFGEIEVPAEIVAGGVLRCHTSSQKVGRVPFYVTCSNRLSCSEVREFEYRASHIPDVDVADNCGDITSENLRMQFGKLLCLTSVSTPNYDPSNLSDISQLNSKISSLLKDENDDWDLMLKLTAEEKFSSEEVKEKLVQKLLKEKLQVWLVQKAAEGGKGPCVLDHCGQGVLHFAAALGYDWALEPTTVAGVNINFRDVNGWTALHWAAYCGRERTVASLIALGAAPGALSDPTPKYPSGRTPADLASSIGHKGIAGYLAESDLSSALSAISLNKKDGDVAEVTGATAVQTVPQRCPTPVSDGDLPYGLSMKDSLAAVRNATQAAARIHQVFRVQSFQKKQLKEYGNDTFGISDERALSLVAVKTQKPGHHDEPVHAAATRIQNKFRSWKGRKDFLIIRQQIIKIQAYVRGHQVRKNYKKIIWSVGIMEKIILRWRRRGSGLRGFKSETLTASSSMVATSAKEDDYDFLKEGRKQKEERLQKALARVKSMVQYPEARDQYRRLLNVVNEIQETKAMALSNAEETADFDDDLVDIEALLDDTLMPNASXVNLWFH from the exons ATGGCAGACTCTAGACGCTTTGCTCTTGGTAACCAATTAG ATATAGAGCAAATATTGATAGAAGCGCAACATAGATGGCTACGTCCTGCTgaaatttgtgaaattttgaGGAATTATACTAAATTCCGAATTGCCCCTGAGTCTCCTCATACGCCCCCAA GTGGTtcgctttttctttttgatcgGAAGGTGCTGAGGTACTTTAGAAAAGATGGTCATAAttggagaaagaagaaagatgggAAGACAGTCAAAGAAGCTCATGAGAGGCTCAAG GCTGGGAGTGTTGATGTGTTGCATTGCTACTATGCCCatggagaagaaaatgaaaattttcaaaggcGCAGTTATTGGATGCTTGAAGA GGAACTCTCGCACATAGTTCTTGTCCACTACCGAGAAGTAAAG GGAAATCGGACAAACTTTAATCGTGCTAAAGTGGCTGAAGGAGCTACTCCATATTcccaagaaaatgaagaaaccaTACCCAATTCTGAGGTAGAAGGTTCTCAGTCTTCTGGTTTTCATCCTAACAGTTACCAAATGCCTTCACAAACTGCAGATACAAGTCTAAACAGTGCTCAGGCATCTGAGTATGAGGATGCTGAATCAG TGTATAATAACCAAGCCAGTTCCAGATTCCACTCTTTTCGTGATCTTCAGCAGCCTGTGGTAGAGAAGATAGATGCAGGACTTGCTGATCCTTATTATCCGTCATCACTTACAA ATAATTATCAAGGAAAGTTCTCAGTTGTTCCCGGGGCTGATTTTATTTCACCCGCTCAAACAGATAAAAGTAGGAATTCTAATGATACTGGATTGACATATGAGCCCCGAAAAAACCTTGATTTCCCGTCATGGGAGGATGTCCTGCAAAATTGTTCGCAAGGAGTTGGATCTCAGCCTGAAGCTCTGGGAGACATTCCTAACCAAGGGTACGACATTCTGGGAGAGCCTTTTACCAACAGTTTTGGTGAACGGAAGGAGTTTGGGAGTCATCTACAGACCCGAGGGGAGTGGCAG ACATCTCGAAATGATTCTTCACATTTATCCAATTGGCCAATGGATCAGAAGGTCTATTTAGACTCTGCACACGATCTTACTTCTCAGTCTTGTGAACAAGGAGCGGCTCATGATGGTTTACTTGATTCACTTCGGCCTCCCCATGCACATCCCAATATGGAAAATGATGTTCATGAACAGCTTCCAAATGCAGAACATGGACATCTTCTGAAATCAGATCCAGAAAGCAGTTTGACTATAGATGGGAAATCCTTTTACTCCTCTGCTATAAAGCAGCATTTAATTGATGGTTCTACAGAAGGTCTGAAGAAGCTTGACAGTTTCAACCGCTGGATGAGTAAAGAACTAGGAGATGTAAAAGAGTCGAATATGCAATCCAGTTCCGGAGCCTATTGGGAGACAGTTGAAAGTGAAAATGGTGTTGATGATTCTGGCGTCTCCCCTCAAGCACGCTTGGATACCTATATGATGAGTCCTTCCCTCTCCCAAGACCAGCTGTATAGCATTATTGATTTCTCACCAAACTGGGCTTATGTGGGCTCAGAAGTCAAG GTCCTGATCACGGGACGTTTCTTGATGAGTCAGCAAGAGGCAGAAAATTGTAAGTGGTCATGTATGTTTGGGGAAATTGAAGTTCCAGCAGAAATTGTAGCAGGTGGTGTTCTTCGTTGTCATACTTCTTCACAAAAGGTTGGGAGAGTTCCATTTTACGTTACATGTTCCAATAGGTTGTCATGTAGCGAAGTGCGAGAGTTTGAATATCGAGCCAGCCATATCCCAGATGTGGATGTTGCAGATAATTGTGGTGACATCACAAGTGAAAATCTCCGTATGCAATTTGGAAAGTTATTGTGTCTGACTTCTGTCAGTACTCCTAATTATGATCCCAGCAATCTGAGCGATATATCTCAACTGAACAGTAAAATCAGTTCACTGctaaaagatgaaaatgatgatTGGGACCTGATGTTAAAACTAACTGCAGAGGAGAAATTTTCATCAGAAGAGGTAAAAGAGAAGCTTGTGCAAAAGCTACTAAAGGAGAAGTTGCAAGTATGGCTTGTGCAGAAGGCAGCTGAAGGTGGAAAAGGCCCTTGTGTGTTAGATCATTGTGGCCAAGGAGTGCTACATTTTGCAGCTGCTCTTGGCTATGATTGGGCCCTAGAACCCACAACTGTTGCTGGTGTAAATATCAATTTCCGCGATGTAAATGGATGGACTGCACTTCATTGGGCAGCATATTGTGGCAG AGAGCGCACAGTTGCTTCCCTTATTGCTCTTGGTGCTGCTCCTGGAGCTCTATCTGATCCAACTCCCAAATATCCTTCAGGCCGAACACCTGCCGATCTGGCTTCTTCCATTGGACACAAAGGAATTGCTGGTTATCTTGCTGAATCAGATTTGAGTTCCGCACTCTCCGCtattagtttaaataaaaaggatGGTGATGTAGCTGAAGTTACTGGAGCAACAGCAGTTCAGACAGTTCCTCAACGATGTCCTACTCCTGTCAGTGATGGGGATCTTCCATATGGATTGTCAATGAAGGACTCATTAGCTGCTGTCCGCAATGCTACACAAGCAGCTGCTCGTATTCATCAAGTGTTCCGGGTACAGTCCTTCCAGAAAAAGCAGTTGAAAGAATATGGTAATGATACATTTGGTATATCAGATGAGCGTGCTCTTTCACTTGTTGCAGTCAAGACCCAGAAGCCAGGTCATCACGATGAGCCTGTGCATGCTGCTGCAACACGAATACAAAATAAGTTCCGTAGTTGGAAGGGTAGGAAAGATTTCTTGATAATCCGGCAGCAAATCATCAAAATTCAG GCGTATGTAAGAGGCCACCAGGTCAGGAAAAACTATAAGAAGATAATATGGTCTGTAGGAATTATGGAGAAGATTATCTTGCGCTggagaagaagaggaagtggTTTGCGTGGATTTAAGTCGGAGACGCTTACTGCAAGTTCCAGCATGGTAGCCACATCCGCAAAGGAGGATGACTATGATTTCCTAAAAGAAGGCAGaaagcaaaaagaagaaaggttACAGAAGGCCCTTGCCAGAGTGAAGTCCATGGTTCAGTATCCAGAAGCGAGGGATCAATATCGTAGACTGCTGAATGTTGTGAATGAGATCCAGGAGACAAAG GCCATGGCTCTGAGCAACGCAGAAGAAACAgctgattttgatgatgacttGGTAGATATTGAAGCACTATTGGATGACACTCTCATGCCTAATGCTTCTTGAGTGAATCTATGGTTTCATTAA
- the LOC102622482 gene encoding 50S ribosomal protein L29, chloroplastic: protein MTMSLSIASTTTITFPTEPFSKIPKSTFNGIQIRQSWPIRTPLRFATSSSGSRGSSTVVMMAKREEEMKEIRAKTTEEINEEVVDLKGELFMLRLQKSVRNEFKSSEFRRMRRRIARMLTVKRERELEEGINKRLSRKLDRQWKKSIVVRPPPSLKKLQEEEAAAEAEKSA, encoded by the exons ATGACGATGAGTCTCTCAATTGCTTCGACAACAACAATCACTTTCCCAACAGAGCCCTTCTCGAAAATTCCAAAGTCAACCTTTAACGGCATCCAAATTCGTCAGTCGTGGCCTATTCGCACGCCGTTGCGTTTCGCGACTTCGTCGTCGGGAAGCCGTGGTTCGTCGACAGTGGTTATGATGGcaaagagagaagaagaaatgaagGAAATTAGAGCCAAAACGACAGAGGAGATTAACGAAGAGGTCGTTGATTTGAAGGGTGAGCTGTTTATGCTACGTCTTCAAAAATCAGTTCGCAATGAGTTCAAGTCTAGTGAATTTCGTCGTATGCGCAGAAGG aTTGCTCGCATGCTTACTGTTAAACGTGAAAGAGAGCTTGAGGAAGGAATTAACAAGAGATTGTCCAGAAAGCTTGATCGACAATGGAAGAAAAGCATTGTAGTTAGACCACCTCCATCCTTGAAGAAGTTGCAAGAGGAAGAGGCGGCTGCAGAAGCTGAGAAGTCTGCATGA
- the LOC102622180 gene encoding ubiquitin carboxyl-terminal hydrolase 4, whose translation MGAAGSKLEKALGDQFPEGERYFGLENFGNTCYCNSVLQALYFCVPFREQLLDYYSNNKNLGDAEENLLTCLADLFTQIRAQKKKTGVIAPKRFVQRLKKQNELFRSYMHQDAHEFLNFLLNELVDILEKEEAAKSDPESSSPSEKTANGPTNGLANGVRKEPLVTWVHKNFQGILTNETRCLRCETVTARDETFFDLSLDIEQNSSITSCLKNFSSTETLNAEDKFFCDKCCSLQEAQKRMKIKKSPHTLVIHLKRFKYIEQLGRYKKLSYRVVFPLELKLSNTAEDADIEYSLFAVVVHVGSGPNHGHYVSLVKSHNHWLFFDDENVEMIDESAVQTFFGSAQEYSSNTDHGYILFYESLGAGSNKS comes from the exons ATGGGTGCTGCGGGTTCTAAACTCGAGAAAGCTCTCGGCGACCAGTTCCCTGAAGGCGAGCGTTACTTCGGCCTCGAGAATTTCGGCAACACTTGCTATTGCAACAGCGTTTTGCAG GCcctttatttttgtgttcCATTTCGTGAACAATTGCTAGACTATTACTCAAATAATAAGAACCTTGGGGATGCTGAAGAGAATCTCTTGACGTGCTTGGCAGACTTGTTTACACAG ATAAGGGCTCAGAAGAAGAAAACAGGTGTCATTGCTCCAAAGCGCTTTGTTCAGAGgttgaagaaacaaaatgagCTTTTTCGCAGCTACATGCATCAG GATGCTCACgaattcttgaatttcttgCTAAACGAACTTGTTGACATTCTGGAGAAAGAGGAAGCTGCAAAAAGTGATCCAGAAAGTTCATCGCCATCTGAGAAGACTGCAAATGGCCCAACAAATGGTCTGGCAAATGGTGTTCGAAAAGAGCCATTGGTTACGTGGGtgcataaaaattttcag GGAATTCTTACCAATGAGACAAGGTGCTTGCGATGCGAGACAGTTACAGCCAGGGATGAAACTTTTTTTGACTTGAGTCTTGATATTGAACAAAATAGTTCTATAACAAGCTGCTTGAAAAATTTTAGCTCCACAGAGACTTTGAATGCTGAAGACAAATTTTTCTGTGATAAATGCTGCAG TTTGCAAGAAGCGCAGAAGAGGATGAAGATAAAGAAATCTCCCCATACTCTGGTCATTCATCTTAAGCGATTTAAATACATTGAGCAGCTGGGGCGATACAAGAAGCTATCTTACCGTGTTGTCTTTCCGCTTGAGCTGAAGCTTAGCAACACAGCAGAAGATGCAGATATTGAGTATTCGCTATTTGCTGTAGTTGTCCATGTAGGCAGTGGACCAAACCATGGGCATTATGTCAGTCTCGTGAAAAGTCATAACCACTGGTtattttttgatgatgaaaatgtGGAGATGATCGATGAGTCTGCTGTGCAGACATTTTTTGGATCGGCACAGGAATATTCAAGTAATACGGATCATGGGTACATCTTGTTCTATGAAAGCCTTGGTGCTGGTAGTAACAAGAGCTGA